The genome window TTGATGAGTCATCATCCACAACGATAATCTTGGGAATAGTATCAGTAATCATCACAACAAAGTTTCTTCCTAGCGTCTATTTAAAGCTGGCAATTACAGAACAGCTTTAGTGCAGCTAAATCCCAGGTCGTTCCAACTAATACAGACTTTTTTGGGAGAATTCTTCTTTCAACTTCGCTTGAATGTCAAAAGGCTCTCCCCAATCCCAAATTTTTACTTCTAGGTGTTCCTTAAATACCATTATTTCCAGCTCTATCGGAGTTTCTAATGGCAGATTTTTGTGAGCGTGGCGAACAGCATTCGTAAACCCTTCAATCACAGCAAGTTTACACTGATGCACAACGACTAGGGGAATTGGTAGAGGATCTAACTGTTCAGCCCACGATAAAACTCGAGCAACAGCCTTGATATCAGTATTTATTTGAAGGCAGATTTTTTGAACTAGCTGGTTAGAAATTGGATCGGGTTGGGGAACTCGTTGCTTTGGCAACCCGAAATCAAAGCTAGTTAAAACATCGATCGCCCGCTTAAAAAAACCATCTTGAATGCTTTGTTGTGATGGTACTAGACCGGGCTGCTGATAAGATTTTACAATAAACAGACAGTTTCGACCGTCAGAAGTGCGAGTATAACTTAGCTCATCGGCAATTTTGCCAATAATTTTTATACCTATCCCACCTGACGGAATTTCATCTATGTTATCTCTCATGGTGCTATCCTTTGTCATCATTTAATCTGTACTTTTTTACCTAAAAAAGAGAGTGGCATTCAGAACGATTAAGTTTGCATGATTTATGCCTGAGTTTTCCCGTAGGCCGTGCAGTTGTTGTCCCGATCGTTTTCTCTTTTTTGCTGGGGTCTTGACAAACTCAGTTTGCGATCGCTAAACTGAGCGAAAACTGAGATTGACAATTAGATAAGTCAATTATATAGTGACAGCCCTCAAAGCCTCTGACGAGGGATTAGTAAAAATTAAGCAAGCTAGAAAAGAAAGGGGCTTGACTGTAGAAGACCCCAGATGGCTAGTAAGCTGTCGCGCATTTAAATTGCATATTCGGGGCGGGATCATAGGCCCACCCCACTCATTGTTTTATTGTTTTTTGACATACAATTTAAATCCCGAACAGCTTAGAAGCTAGTAAAAGATTAGAGCCCGATCGAACTTGGACAGAAGTCGGGCCCTATGCCGATGGCCTCTCGCTGCCAACTTGGAGGCGCTTTTTAGGAGGAAGAGCACCCATTAAAGCTAATGCTTTCAAGGCTTTCTGCACGGTTTTGCATTTGGATTGGGAAGAAATTGTCGATCGTCCTCCACCCGAAAATCCGCAGCCACCGAATTTAGACATTGATTCGGTAGTGGAAGAGATACGGCAAAAATGCCACAGCAAAATCCAACTGCTTTACAGCACAAAGCAACTGTTGGATACTGCACAGCCCGTTGATTTCAGCAACCTCTACGTTGAAGTCAACATTTTGGAGGAAATTACCAGTTGGCAGCCGGGAGAAATTAGCGATTTACTCAGAGACTTCAACCCAGATGCGGATAAATTTAACCGCTTGGGATTAGGTAAAGTATGCCAGAAACGAGTACCAGGATTGGATGCGGTGAAATCTCACTCTAAACTCATGGTACTTGGCAAACCTGGTTCTGGTAAAACTACAGATCCAAAAAGTGACAAAGAGATATTTGCAAAATGGTGGCAAGATAACGGTTAGGCTTGGGATCGGCGATTAAGACAAATGATGATTTTGTATCCCGATATGGGTCGCGTTTGGCAATTTAGCCAACAGCAGAAGTCATTGCTGAAGAATTATTACGATGCTAATAAATTGCTGGTAGATTGCCTCAATAGCGGTTGTAATGTCTCTCCTGCTGTGCGGCAGGAAATTGAGGAGACATTGCTGTTGCCGATCGCAAATCTCCAAAAAACACGTGGCAAGTGCGATCGCAATTAAGCGCGATCGAGCGCCCCACAATTCGTCATTAGACAAGATTGCAAAAGTTGCTAACTATCTTGAAATTATCTGCGTTTATCTGCGGTTTCCCTATCAATCAAAGATTTAGGCAATTAGCCATTCAAAGCCGGGAGGTTTTCAAAGGATCTATCCACCTTGAAAAACTGGAAAAAACAGCAAAAAGCCCCCTTTTTTAGGGAGCTTAGCAACTTCCGTTATTGCTCTAAACAGAAATCCTACTGCGCCTTTGGCAAGGACTTTTGAGGGGTTGGTACACCCACTTTGGGAATATCCACGATCGGTGCATTCACCCCAAGCATCAAATCGTTGGGATTAACAATCTCCACCAGAGGCTCGTTCAAAGCCACAATCAAACCGTCAGATTCAGCAGGAACGGGCGATCGAGCAAACTGAGGAGCAAACAATTGGCGGCCGCCACCGACACCAGCCACCACCGCAACCAACAAAGCTGCGATTGCCCCTCCCCGCCAAACCAAATTTCGTTTCGTCTTGCCTTCCACTCGCTGTAAAACCTTCGTCGCCAACTCCTCGGCCGATTGTTCTGCAGCAGGCACCGGCATTGCCTGAAAACTCTGCTGCATCATCAGCAGTCGCGAGTACAAACGCTTCGTAGTCGGGTCATTTGTCAGCCAGTCCTCAACTTGGCGGCGTTCTGCAGCCGTCACTTCGCCGTCGAGGTAGGCACTAAGTAATTCAAAGCGATCGCGCATCATAGTAGTTACATTGCCCTGGGCATAATTGTTGTTAACTTCAGTTTCAGCGAGTGAATCCCCGACGCCTTGCTGATTCTGATTTTTATCGGATTCAAAGTTACCATTCATATTTCACACTTACTCTAATTGGGGAATCACGCACTCGCTATTAGAATGATTTACTGCTTATTTATATTTTAAAAGAGAAGTTTTGATGTCACAGCAAATATCACCAAATCTTCTTAACCCGCCTCTAAAAGCACTATTGCTAATTACCATCGAGATATTTTTGCAATTCCAACTGCAATCTTTGGCGAGCCCTAGCAATTCTCGACTTGACAGTTCCCAGAGAAACTCCGGTCATTTCGGCTATTTCCTCATAGGCTAAACCTTCAATTTCTCTCAAAACAATTGTCGTGCGGAATACTTCCGGCAAATCTGCGATCGCCACCCGCAACTGGTCGTAAAATTCTCTCGTCGTCAAATCTTCATCAGGCCCCGGACTGTCGGCCGGAATTTCCCAATCAACCTCGCCATCTTCCAGAGTACGGGGTACGTCCAGCGACAGCGGAGTTCGCACCCGTTTGCGCTTGCGCAACTCATCGTAAAACAAATTAGTGGCGATGCGGCTCAGCCAGCCCCGAAATTTAACAGGCTCTTGCAAGCGGTTAATATTGCGGTATACCCGAATCCACACTTCCTGAGCCAAGTCTGCTCGGTCTTGCCAGTCAGGGGCCAAGTGATAGAGAACCCTGTCTACGTGGGACTGATACCGCTTCAACAGTTCTGAAAAGGCAGTGGTCTCAGGTCGATTTCCTTCCTGACACCGCAACACCAAGTCATAATTAGAGAGTTTTTCGGCTGGCAATTGCACTCTTTGAACGGTCGCCACAACCGCAGACCAGGACACGGAAATAAAGTCGCTCATCGGTGGAATTGGCTCATCGAACATTCCACACTTTTTGACGTTAGGAGAGCGTAACAAGTTCCCCTCTTCAATCTCAAATCTCAAATCTCAAACCTCAAATCGATTGACTAATGCCCGACAACCTCGCACGCTCCAATACTAACCCAACTGCTAGAACCGTCTGCCCAATGTTCCTTTTTCCAAATCGGTACATTGTGTTTGAGCGTATCTATGGCGTACTGGCAAGCTGCAAAGGCCGAGTCCCGGTGGGGACAGCCAACAGCCACCAATACGCTGATTTCGCCCACCTGCAAGTGTCCGACGCGGTGGTGAATGGCGACCCGATTGACATCGGCCCACTGGCGGCGGATTTCCGTAGCAATTTGCTGGAATACTCGCACGGCCATCGGTTCGTAGGCTTGATATTCCAGGGAAACTACAGCTTGACCGTCAGTTTGGTTGCGGACTGTACCGCTCATGATTACCACGGCTCCGTTCGCGGGGTCATCTGCCAAAGCGTATATTTCCTCTATAGACAACGGCGCTAAGGTAATGGCGAAGCTGTCTGATTCATGGCGTTGAGGAATTGTGCCGATCGAAAGTGCAGCGAAGGAGTTCATTGCCAAAGAAGTGGTGCTGGATATGTTAATCGATCTTGACACAAATCAAGTCGCGATGGATTTGTCTTGCATTCTTGTCGGGGACACTGGGAGGCTAATCTTGAGACCAATCTCGTAGCACGGGCTCCTGGCCCGAAGCCATCGGCCCGAACTTCTGCACCAGTGCGATCGGCTACAATGTAACTCGCCCGAACCAAACTAATACCGTGCTTGAAGACGAGTAGGATGCTTGTTCGATCGAATTAACTGCCGATATTGCTGTAGCAATTCAATAAATAAGCACCAAAATAAGTAGTGTTATTTGCAACTCAGTACAAGCAATTTCCCACCCCAATCGATAACTTCGTTCCCTTTTGAATGACACAGTTAAGTTGAATTCCGCCCTCCTACTTAATCCGCGTCGCCCAAATCTTTAGCAGCAGATGTAAACTTTATTTATTTTTTTGTTCCGGAAAGCTACTTAGATGGCATGATATACCTGTGCAGGATTCAGGAAAATTGGCGACTACTCGGCCAAAGCAAGACCGTAACGCCCTCTTGTGCCTTTTCTGAAACATAAGTTAATGGTTTGGGCTGTTAATTGAGGCTTTGACCTGAGTCTGCACCAACAAATGTTAACAACAATCACGAGGAAACTATGGAAGCACTAGCATTGAGCCACTCTTTTGTTGCTTATGAATCTCCAGAGTCCGAACTCCAAGTCAAGTCGTTAGACCAACTGGGCTTGAAAATTCCTAATTCTGCATGGATAGGCGTTGCAGGTATTGCAGTAGCTCTATCTGTTCTGGGTACCCCCGGTGAAGCGCAGGCCGGTTGCTACAGACAACGCTGTGGTCATCGCAGCCATCACACCTACGCCGAAGTGGCAACCAACGGTGGCAGACTGAATATCCGCCACCGCCCCAATGGCTGTTCTCATGTCATCGGCAAGTTATACAACGGAGACAATGTGGCATTGACCGGTCGTTACAGAAACGGCTGGGCCCAACTCAAAGGCGGCGGCTGGGTGTCTACTTCCTGGCTCTCCTAACTCTTAACTAGATCGCTTTACATTTCTAGAAAGAGTTCTAATCGTTACCCGGCAATACTGGGTAACGATTATTTTAAATATGGGATCGATCCTGAAAATCATGGAATATCCGAAATTCATGACTAACAACTAACAGCCTAAACTTTACCGCCGCCGATCAGATAAAGTAATGCCATCCGCACCGCCACGCCGCTGGTAACTTGCTGAGATATCAGGCTAAACTGGGCATCGTCCATCAAATCCGAACTAATTTCCACGCCGCGGTTGACCGGGCCCGGGTGCAACACCTTCACATCCGGCTTGCAGAGTTTGAGCCGATCGCGCGTAATCCCGTACAAAGAATGGTACTCTCGTAAACTCGGGAGCAAATGGTCGCTCATCCGTTCCTTTTGCAGCCGCAAAGTCATCACAAAATCAGCATCGGCTAAAGCAGGTTCAAGCTGCCAGTGCAAAAATAAC of Oscillatoria nigro-viridis PCC 7112 contains these proteins:
- a CDS encoding anti-sigma factor family protein; protein product: MNGNFESDKNQNQQGVGDSLAETEVNNNYAQGNVTTMMRDRFELLSAYLDGEVTAAERRQVEDWLTNDPTTKRLYSRLLMMQQSFQAMPVPAAEQSAEELATKVLQRVEGKTKRNLVWRGGAIAALLVAVVAGVGGGRQLFAPQFARSPVPAESDGLIVALNEPLVEIVNPNDLMLGVNAPIVDIPKVGVPTPQKSLPKAQ
- a CDS encoding molybdenum cofactor biosynthesis protein MoaE, producing the protein MNSFAALSIGTIPQRHESDSFAITLAPLSIEEIYALADDPANGAVVIMSGTVRNQTDGQAVVSLEYQAYEPMAVRVFQQIATEIRRQWADVNRVAIHHRVGHLQVGEISVLVAVGCPHRDSAFAACQYAIDTLKHNVPIWKKEHWADGSSSWVSIGACEVVGH
- a CDS encoding sigma-70 family RNA polymerase sigma factor; translated protein: MSDFISVSWSAVVATVQRVQLPAEKLSNYDLVLRCQEGNRPETTAFSELLKRYQSHVDRVLYHLAPDWQDRADLAQEVWIRVYRNINRLQEPVKFRGWLSRIATNLFYDELRKRKRVRTPLSLDVPRTLEDGEVDWEIPADSPGPDEDLTTREFYDQLRVAIADLPEVFRTTIVLREIEGLAYEEIAEMTGVSLGTVKSRIARARQRLQLELQKYLDGN
- a CDS encoding SH3 domain-containing protein; translation: MEALALSHSFVAYESPESELQVKSLDQLGLKIPNSAWIGVAGIAVALSVLGTPGEAQAGCYRQRCGHRSHHTYAEVATNGGRLNIRHRPNGCSHVIGKLYNGDNVALTGRYRNGWAQLKGGGWVSTSWLS
- a CDS encoding ATP-binding protein, with the protein product MRDNIDEIPSGGIGIKIIGKIADELSYTRTSDGRNCLFIVKSYQQPGLVPSQQSIQDGFFKRAIDVLTSFDFGLPKQRVPQPDPISNQLVQKICLQINTDIKAVARVLSWAEQLDPLPIPLVVVHQCKLAVIEGFTNAVRHAHKNLPLETPIELEIMVFKEHLEVKIWDWGEPFDIQAKLKEEFSQKSLY